CCTTGGGGAAGACCGACACCATCGGCATTGTTGTCCCGGATCTGGCCAACCCCACCTTCCAGGCCATCCTGCGCGGGCTCAGCATTGCAGCAGCCCAGGACGGCTACCGCGTTCTGATCGCGGACTCCTCCGAGGTAACCAGCGAGGAAGCAATCCTTGCCGGAGAAGCCCGTCGCCGCTGTGATGGAGTAGTGCTCTGTGCACCCCGCATGAGCGATGCCGAACTTGAAGAACTGGCACCTACCCTGCACCCCTTGGTACTGATCAACCGCACCACGGTGGCCACCAACACTCCAAGCCTCAGCGTCGACTACGGCCAAGGCATCCAGGAACTGGCACAGCACCTCGTGACCTTGGGTCACCGACGCCTTGCCTTCCTCTCCGGCCCGGAGCACAGCGCATCCAACCGCCAGCGGCTGGTTGGCCTGGAGCAATTCCGGAAGGAACACCCGGAGATCGAGCTCCAGATGCTCCACGGCGGATCCAACTTCGATTCCGGCCATGAATCAACAGAGGCCATCATCGCCAGTGGGGCCACGGGCATCCTGGCCTTTAACGATCTCGTCGCCATGGGCTTGCTGAGCGGCCTGCACGAGCGTGGAGTGCGGGTACCGCAGGACATCTCGGTGACGGGCTTCGACGATATCCCGTTCGCCAAGTACACAACTCCCCCACTGACCACCGCCGCCGTGCCCATCAACGAGCTCGGGAGCCTGGCGTGGCGCAGGATGCGGGAGCAGATCCAGCAAGCAGGCGAGTCGACCACGCAGGCCCAGGATGAATTTTCCCCGCGGATGGAAATCCGCAAGAGCACTGCAGCCCCGGCACTCAACCCCGCGAGGTGACATTTAATGCCAATGTTCCCGAGGAACATTGGCATTAATTGTCATCTCGGCGCGTGTTCCGACCCCAGTCCGGCCTCTTTGTAGAAGCCTTCGATGTGGGCGGCCACAAGCTCCGCCGCCCGGCCGCCGTCGTTCGCGTTCACAGCCGCAAGAATCGCGCGGTGTTCCGCTCGAAGCCTGCCTGAAGTGGCATTCCAGTCGGGAAGGTTTCCAGTGAGCTTCCCGGCGTAGTTTTCGATTGCCCCACGCAGTGACGCCATCATGGCGCTGACCACGGTATTCCCGGCAGCCTGTGCCAGGGCGACGTGGAACCGGGCGTCGAGCGCCAGGAACGTTTCGATGTCCGGACTATGGTCCATTTGCTCGAGCAGGGCAGCAGCCTCATCGAGGGCCGGGGCGCCAACCTTGGCCCGCGCCGCTGCCCATGATTCGAGCAGCACGCGGGTCTCCACGATGTCGGCCACTGGAAGGTGGCGCGTTGCCACGTGGAGGCGGAGCGTGGAGCCCAACGCTGAGCCGGGCTCAGCAATCACTACGGTCCCTGCGTCCTTTCCCGAACCAACGCCCGCACGGACAACACCCATTGCCTCGAGAATCCTCACGGCCTCACGCACGGAGGTCCGCGAAACCTGCAGTTGCTCCGCCAGGGCCCGCTCGCCCGGGAGGCGTCCTCCGAGGGCGAGGTGGCCATCGGATAGCTGCTCTTCTATCCACTGCAGGACTAGTTCGTGGGTACGCATAACGGAATACTAGTTGATGTGGTCCAACCACATGGCTTACAGTGTGGTTAGACCACAGTGGTAGGACCACAGAATTCAAGGGAGAACCGCATGACCGACACCCTCGATCCGAAGCTCACAGCCGCCCCGGCCAATGCCGGCAGCGACCAAAACGTAAGCCGCCCACCCCAGCCGACGCCCGCCGTCGTGCGTCCTCCCGCACTGAAGCGGCGCATCCCCAAAGTGTCGGACCTGGCGCCGCTCATGCAGTTCAAGAAGCCCGAATTCAGCAAGGCCGCCCGACTGAAGCGCGCCAGCACCATCTGGGAGCTGCGCGACATCGCCAAGCGCCGCACTCCGCAGGCCCCCTTCGACTACACCGACGGCGCCGCTGAAGCCGAGATCACGCTGCGCAGGGCCCGTCAGGCGTTCCAGGACATTGAGTTCCGACCCGGGATCCTTCGCAACGTTTCCAGGATCGACCTCCGCACCGACATCCTGGGTAAGGAATCGCGCCTCCCCTTCGGGATCGCACCCACCGGATTCACGCGCATGATGCAGTCCGAAGGCGAATACGCAGGCTCGCAGGCCGCGGAAGCAGCGGGTATCCCCTACACGCTGTCCACGATGGGCACGGCCTCGATCGAAGATGTCGCGGCTGCCGCTCCGAATGGCCGGAACTGGTTCCAGCTGTATTTGTGGACGGACCGTGACCGCTCGCTGGAGCTGATTGAGCGCGCCGCCAAAGCAGGCAACGATACCCTCATGGTCACCGTGGACACCGCGGTTGCCGGCGCCCGCCTGCGCGATGTCCGCAACGGCATGACCATCCCGCCGGCATTGACCCTGAAGACAGTCCTTGACGCGTCGTACCGCCCGGCATGGTGGTTCAACTTCCTGACGCATGAGCCGCTGACCTTCGCCTCGCTCTCGCGGTATACGGGAACAGTGGCGGACCTGATCAACTCGATGTTCGACCCCACGTTGACCTACGAGGACCTCGACTGGCTGCGCGAAACCTGGAAGGGCAAGCTCGTGGTCAAGGGCATCCAGACCGTGGAGGACGCCCGCAAGGTGGTGGACCACGGCGCCGATGGCATCGTCCTGTCCAACCACGGCGGCCGCCAGTTGGATCGGGCGCCTATCCCGTTCCATTTGCTGCCTGAAGTTTCGGCCGCCCTGAAGGCGGACAACAGCAAGGCCGCGATCATGTTGGATACGGGCATCATGAGCGGCGCGGATATCGTGGCAGGCCTGGCCTTGGGCGCCGACTTCGCCTTGATCGGCCGCGCATACCTCTACGGACTCATGGCCGGCGGACGCGAAGGCGTGGACCGTACCATCCAGATCCTGGAGAAGGACATGACCCGGACAATGGCACTGCTGGGCGTCACAAAGATCTCGGAACTGAACCCGGACCACGTGCGGCTTCTGCAGCGCTAAAGGCACCCATGCGGGTCGCAGCTAAGCGCGTTTTGAGGGCTCAAAACGCGCTTAGCTGCGTATTAGTTGGGTAAGGGGGTTAGATCAGGCCCTGGGCCAGCATCGCGTCGGCAACCTTGACGAAGCCGCCGATGTTGGCGCCAACCACGTAGTTTCCAGGCGAGCCGTATTCATCGGCTGTAGCTGCGCAGCGATCGTGGATGCCCACCATGATTTCAGTGAGGCGCTGTTCCGTGTGCTCGAACGACCACGAATCCCGGCTGGCGTTCTGCTGCATTTCCAGCGCGGACGTCGCAACGCCTCCAGCATTGGCTGCTTTGCCCGGCCCGAAGAGTATGCCGGCCTCCTGGAACACCGAAACGGCTGAGCGCGTGGAGGGCATGTTGGCGCCTTCAGCCACAGCAATCAGGCCGTTGCTGACCAACTTGGCGGCAGCATCGCCGTCGAGCTCGTTCTGCGTGGCGCATGGCAGCGCCACGGTACCGTTGACATCCCACACGGAACCGCCGGCAACGTGGCTGGTTCCGGAACGGCGCGCGGCGTATTCCGTGAGGCGCCCGCGCTCCACTTCCTTGATCTGGCTGAGAAGCGCGACGTCGATTCCCGCCTCATCCACGACGTAACCGGCGGAATCGGAACAGGCCACCACGGTTGCACCGAGGGATTGTGCCTTGGCAATCGCATTGATGGCCACGTTTCCCGAACCGGACACCACAACGCGCTGGCCATCAAAGGAAGAACCACGGGTCTTGAGCATCTCCTGGGCGAAGATCACGGTGCCGTAGCCGGTAGCCTCCGGCCGGACCAACGAGCCGCCCCAGGAAATACCCTTGCCGGTGAGGACCCCGGATTCGTAGCGGTTGGTGATGCGCTTGTACTGGCCAAAGAGGTAGCCGATTTCGCGGCCTCCAACGCCAATATCGCCTGCTGGGACGTCCGTGTACTCGCCGATGTGGCGATACAACTCAGTCATGAACGACTGGCAGAACCGCATGATCTCGGCATCCGAACGTCCACGGGGATCGAAGTCGGAGCCGCCTTTGCCGCCCCCGATCGGCATGCCGGTGAGGGCGTTCTTGAAGATCTGCTCAAAACCGAGGAACTTCACGATGCCCAGGTAGACCGACGGATGGAACCGCAGTCCGCCTTTGTACGGGCCCAAGGCGGAGTTGAATTCCACGCGGAATCCACGGTTGACGTGCACGCGGCCCGAGTCATCCGTCCACGGCACGCGGAAGATGATCTGACGCTCCGGCTCGCATAGGCGCTCCAGCACGGCTCCCTCAAGGAATTCGGGATGCCGATCGTGAACAGGCCCCAGGCTTTCGAAGACCTCGGTGACAGCCTGGTGGAACTCCTTCTCACCGGGATTCCGCGCCAGTACGGTGTTCCGGACAGCTTCGAGCCTCGAATCCATGCGTCTTCCAATCCATCCATGCGCCGACCCGCGGCGAGACGATCCAGTCCCGCTCATGGTTGCATCATTGGACGTAGGATCTCCATCCGGTGAAAATGTGACCCTTGGGCGGAGTTAACACAACCGTAGAAAAACCCCGGAAACGCAGGGAAACTTGACCCTAACAACACCTCACAAGGTGTCGAAGATCACGTTATTCGACCCTACTGGGTGGGGCGGTTCCTAGCGCTTTCGACCGAACTTGGGGAGATTGGGAAGGTTCGGGAGGTTGGCCAGCAGATCTGCGGCTCTGGTGGCAGCGCGGCCCACAGTCCGGCCAATCTGCTGCGGGACGGTGTCATCCGATGCCGGATCGACGGAGAGTGGCGTCCCACTCGAGTGGACTTTCACGGCCTGGCCAATGGCGTCGGCCCGCGTTGGGATGACATCCGGAATTGTGTCGGCAGGTTTCACAACCGACGCAGCGGCCACTGCTTCAGCGGCGGCCACGGGTTCCTGGGCTGCGTCCACGGAAGGTCCGACGGCGGTGGAAGCCGAGGGTCCGACGTCGAAAGTTTCCAGCCAACTGGCGACGCCGGCAAGCGGCTTGGGGTTCAGCGCGTAGTAGCGCTTCTGTCCCTGGGCGCGCATGCTGACGAGGTCAGCCTCGCGGAGCACCTTCAGATGCTTGGAGATCGTGGGCTGGCTTGCAGCCAGTTCTTCCACCAGTTCGCCTACAGCTTTATCCCCAGAGCGGAGTGAAACCAGGATATCTCGCCTGGTTGCCTCAGCTATGACGGCAAATACGTCGTCAGTCACCATGCCTCCCACCCTAGCGACATATACGCCAAATGGCATCCCTGTTTCGTGCCGCGACGGGGACGGATCGTTGACCCAACATGGGGCCGGTGCTACAACGGAGTCACGGTCCGTCCGGGCTGCCAGGCCCCGGCCGCCAATCGCTCGGGGTGCAAGGCCATGACTGACTATTTCCGACGTCAAATGTTTAACATCATCGCCGCGGTATTCCTGGCACTTTTCGTGTTCGTTTGGGCTGCCGTCCTGTTGCGCGTCGGAACCTGGGTGCCCACCGGCGGTGCGGTTGCCCCTGAACTCAATGGTGCCCTTGTGACAGCTGCAGGCGTCCTCGCCACGTCCCTGAGTTCCCTGACGGCATCCGCACTGGGCTTTACGATTTCCGAGGTTAAAAGGGACCAAGCCGAGGCTGGCCAGCCCAGCCCTCTTGTCAGCCCCACCGAGGTGGCCAACCGACTCTCTGGCCGGGTGATCTTCGCGATCATGGTCTACATGACCATGGGCATGCTGGTGTTGGTGCTGTGGCTGTTCAAAGGGCAAGCGTCCACGGACCTCATCGGCGCGTTTGCCTTGTCCTTGCTGGGATGGCTCGTGGGGGCAGCGGGCGTGGTGTTCCAGACGGAGAAGACCGGGCCGTAGCAGGGTTGGGACGGTCGAATGGACCCCGAACAGCCTGGTCCACGAACAGCTAGTCGAACCAGGGATCCAGCCCGTACAAGGGGAATATCTCCTTGCGCGTAGCAATGACCGTCCGGTCCACCTCGTCTGCGGGGTCGTATCCAACTTCCCAGGAACGCCACCAGACGTCCACGTCATCGCTCATCGACTCCGGCGCCCAAACGCCGTAAGCCTCCCTGACATAGGTCCGCCAGGCCTCGGGAACGGGCGTGCTCAACGGGACCGGCCGCTGCGTCACCATCCCGATCAGATGGCTCCACGCGCGCGGCACAACACCCGTGATGTCATAGCCGCCTCCGCCGGTGGCTATCCACCGGTTTTCGCAGTACCTGGCGGCAAGGCTGGCGACGGCGCTGGCCGCCTCCCGCTGGCCGTCGACGCTGAGGTTGAGGTGCGTCAGCGGATCCAGGCGGTGCGAGTCACAGCCGTGCTGGCTGACAATCACCTCGGGATTGAACGCGCCAACCAGCTGCGGCACCACCGCATGGAAAGCGCGCAGCCACGCGGCATCCCCCGTGAACGCCGGCAGCGCCACGTTCACAGCCGTCCCGGGCGCATCCGGGCCCCCCGTTTCATTCGCGAAACCCGTTCCCGGAAAGAGCGTGAGCCCCGATTCATGCAATGAAATGGTCATAACGCGGGGGTCATTCCAAAAAATGCTTTGCGTCCCATCGCCGTGGTGGGCGTCGACGTCGATACTCACGACGCGCCGCACACCGCCGTCCAGAAGCCGCTGGATGGCGATTGCGACGTCGTTATAGACGCAGAAGCCGCTGGCCCTTTCCCGCGCGGCATGATGCAATCCACCGCTGAAATTCACGGCGCGGACGGCTTGGCCAGAGAGGAGGGATTCAGCAGCCAACAGGGAACCGCCAGCGAGTCGGGCGCTGGCCTCGTGCATGCCGGCAAATGCGGGATCATCCTCGGTTCCGAGGCCCCGGTCTTCCTCGGGCATGGACGGATCCTGGCTGACGCGGCGCACCGCCTCGACGTACTCCGCGCTGTGCACCGAGCAAAGTTCGACGTCGGTGGCCAACTCAGGCGCCTCCACCGCCACATGGCTGTGGTCGAAAAGGCCTAGGGACTCCGCGAGCCTGGCCGTCAGTTCCAACCGCTGCGGGGCCATAGGATGGCTGGGACCAAAGTTGTAAGCAGTCATGGCTGGGTCCCACACCACCGTCGTTGGCAGTGC
This window of the Arthrobacter sp. StoSoilB5 genome carries:
- a CDS encoding alpha-hydroxy acid oxidase; this encodes MTDTLDPKLTAAPANAGSDQNVSRPPQPTPAVVRPPALKRRIPKVSDLAPLMQFKKPEFSKAARLKRASTIWELRDIAKRRTPQAPFDYTDGAAEAEITLRRARQAFQDIEFRPGILRNVSRIDLRTDILGKESRLPFGIAPTGFTRMMQSEGEYAGSQAAEAAGIPYTLSTMGTASIEDVAAAAPNGRNWFQLYLWTDRDRSLELIERAAKAGNDTLMVTVDTAVAGARLRDVRNGMTIPPALTLKTVLDASYRPAWWFNFLTHEPLTFASLSRYTGTVADLINSMFDPTLTYEDLDWLRETWKGKLVVKGIQTVEDARKVVDHGADGIVLSNHGGRQLDRAPIPFHLLPEVSAALKADNSKAAIMLDTGIMSGADIVAGLALGADFALIGRAYLYGLMAGGREGVDRTIQILEKDMTRTMALLGVTKISELNPDHVRLLQR
- a CDS encoding metalloregulator ArsR/SmtB family transcription factor; this encodes MVTDDVFAVIAEATRRDILVSLRSGDKAVGELVEELAASQPTISKHLKVLREADLVSMRAQGQKRYYALNPKPLAGVASWLETFDVGPSASTAVGPSVDAAQEPVAAAEAVAAASVVKPADTIPDVIPTRADAIGQAVKVHSSGTPLSVDPASDDTVPQQIGRTVGRAATRAADLLANLPNLPNLPKFGRKR
- the gdhA gene encoding NADP-specific glutamate dehydrogenase; the protein is MDSRLEAVRNTVLARNPGEKEFHQAVTEVFESLGPVHDRHPEFLEGAVLERLCEPERQIIFRVPWTDDSGRVHVNRGFRVEFNSALGPYKGGLRFHPSVYLGIVKFLGFEQIFKNALTGMPIGGGKGGSDFDPRGRSDAEIMRFCQSFMTELYRHIGEYTDVPAGDIGVGGREIGYLFGQYKRITNRYESGVLTGKGISWGGSLVRPEATGYGTVIFAQEMLKTRGSSFDGQRVVVSGSGNVAINAIAKAQSLGATVVACSDSAGYVVDEAGIDVALLSQIKEVERGRLTEYAARRSGTSHVAGGSVWDVNGTVALPCATQNELDGDAAAKLVSNGLIAVAEGANMPSTRSAVSVFQEAGILFGPGKAANAGGVATSALEMQQNASRDSWSFEHTEQRLTEIMVGIHDRCAATADEYGSPGNYVVGANIGGFVKVADAMLAQGLI
- a CDS encoding FCD domain-containing protein, with protein sequence MRTHELVLQWIEEQLSDGHLALGGRLPGERALAEQLQVSRTSVREAVRILEAMGVVRAGVGSGKDAGTVVIAEPGSALGSTLRLHVATRHLPVADIVETRVLLESWAAARAKVGAPALDEAAALLEQMDHSPDIETFLALDARFHVALAQAAGNTVVSAMMASLRGAIENYAGKLTGNLPDWNATSGRLRAEHRAILAAVNANDGGRAAELVAAHIEGFYKEAGLGSEHAPR
- a CDS encoding acetoin utilization protein AcuC; amino-acid sequence: MTAYNFGPSHPMAPQRLELTARLAESLGLFDHSHVAVEAPELATDVELCSVHSAEYVEAVRRVSQDPSMPEEDRGLGTEDDPAFAGMHEASARLAGGSLLAAESLLSGQAVRAVNFSGGLHHAARERASGFCVYNDVAIAIQRLLDGGVRRVVSIDVDAHHGDGTQSIFWNDPRVMTISLHESGLTLFPGTGFANETGGPDAPGTAVNVALPAFTGDAAWLRAFHAVVPQLVGAFNPEVIVSQHGCDSHRLDPLTHLNLSVDGQREAASAVASLAARYCENRWIATGGGGYDITGVVPRAWSHLIGMVTQRPVPLSTPVPEAWRTYVREAYGVWAPESMSDDVDVWWRSWEVGYDPADEVDRTVIATRKEIFPLYGLDPWFD
- a CDS encoding LacI family DNA-binding transcriptional regulator, which produces MARRNTNRRVGIADVAEMAGVSHATVSRVMNGNAAVDPGIAARVRAAATELKYQPNPVGRSLALGKTDTIGIVVPDLANPTFQAILRGLSIAAAQDGYRVLIADSSEVTSEEAILAGEARRRCDGVVLCAPRMSDAELEELAPTLHPLVLINRTTVATNTPSLSVDYGQGIQELAQHLVTLGHRRLAFLSGPEHSASNRQRLVGLEQFRKEHPEIELQMLHGGSNFDSGHESTEAIIASGATGILAFNDLVAMGLLSGLHERGVRVPQDISVTGFDDIPFAKYTTPPLTTAAVPINELGSLAWRRMREQIQQAGESTTQAQDEFSPRMEIRKSTAAPALNPAR